In Candidatus Nanoarchaeia archaeon, the genomic window CTTAAGGCCTTTCAGGCCTACCATACTAAGAAAGACTCAGGTTCGCTGCTTGCTGCAGACCCGTCCGCCAGCATACGAAGATTTATAATTGACTCAGCGGCAGACCTCCCTAAGAATGCCCGCGATTTTCTCGACGATGTTGTTACAGAAGGCATCGGTATGTTTCATGACCGGTGAAAAAGGTGGCATTGAAAAGTCATGCAGCGCCCTCTTGTGAGCCATCTTAAAATAAGACAGCAGAGCGACAAGGAGGTTGCCCCCTTCGGGGAATGTCGCTATTCTTCCTGACTTGCGCATGGCGAACTGCTCCGCAGGAGCGACCAAAAATGCGAAGCATTTTTGAGTACTGGCGCTGCCGAGCGAAGCGAGCAACTTTTCAATGCGACCGTGAAAAACCAACATCTTTATATAGCAAAAACGTCTGATTTCTCTGCAGAGGTGAAATGATGGCGTTCTTCCGCAAGCTGATGTTCTGGAAAAAAGACGATCTTGATTTAAGCAATCTGGGAGCTCTTGGAGCAGAGCCTCGAGCATCTCTTGGGCAGATGCCTGGCGAAATGCCTGCAGATACTGGCAGGCCACAATTTTCATATCCGAATGCCCCGGAGCTTGTCCCTCCGGCAGAGTCCTTTCCTCGGCATGGCATGGCAGGCATGGGAGCAAGCATGGGATATTCTGGCAGCGATTCCTCATTCATCCTTGCAAAAGACATAGAAATCCTCTCGAGCAAGCTTGACGCATTGCGGGCAGGCATAGAAAGCATCAACCAGCGCCTGGCAAATCTGGAGCGCATGGCGGGAGCTGACAATCAGCAACGAAAATACCAATGGTAAGGCAGTTTGCTCTGGTAGCTTTTCTTGCAGTAGTGCTGGATCAGGCATCAAAATACATTGCACGTACGTTTCTGGGGAATCCTGTCAACCTTGTTCCTTCTTTTCTGTCATTTGAGCTGGTTCGCAACACTGGAACAAGCTTTGGCCTTTTCCAGAACCTCAATCTTTTTTTTCTCATCATCGGAGCTGTTTTCTCATTCGGCATTTTGCTTTGGTATCCGAAGATTCCCAAGGACAATCTCCATCAGGCAGGGTTTGCATTCATATTGGGCGGCGCGGTTGGCAATACTCTTGATAGGGTTTTTCTCGGATATGTTACTGATTTTATCTCCTTCAGCTTCTGGCCTGCATTTAATGTTGCAGACTCTGCGCTCACCATCGGCGTTGTCCTGCTTTTGTATGCGTCTTTTCCAAAGAGATCTCCGGTTACTAGGAAAGGACAAATGACTCTGTTTTTGGTTCTTGCTCTGGCCGTCCTC contains:
- the lspA gene encoding signal peptidase II — protein: MVRQFALVAFLAVVLDQASKYIARTFLGNPVNLVPSFLSFELVRNTGTSFGLFQNLNLFFLIIGAVFSFGILLWYPKIPKDNLHQAGFAFILGGAVGNTLDRVFLGYVTDFISFSFWPAFNVADSALTIGVVLLLYASFPKRSPVTRKGQMTLFLVLALAVLFAVFYIFFIQGEVTDIRSAGQATERITGTFELTPIKSYVSNCLQNTAEA